From the genome of Hippoglossus stenolepis isolate QCI-W04-F060 chromosome 13, HSTE1.2, whole genome shotgun sequence:
caaaagtgaataaACCTTGAGACCCCGAACCCTTACCGTCCTCCTCATTCCAGATCAGGTTCGAGATGCAGAAGGTGGCGGCGAGCTGCAGTTTCACATTTGAATGCCCctgagagaaacaaatgaatacGTCTTAAACATTAGAAAAGGTCTTTAAGTTGAACAAGAGTGAGCTACAGGAACTGTTATTTTGCTCATTACCATGTAGTATTTGATTTTCTGGAGCATGTCGTCGTTGGTCATGATGATATCCTTGGCTGTGTTGCCATCGGCGATGTTGGCCAAGATGCACAACGTCTGACAGATGAGAAAAGTTGCGTTTCATCACTGCTGCCATTGGAACAtttcattctttgttttttaaatgttaatgagaGAAGTTCAAACTGGTCTGCAGTGCAGGTTGTTTCTTATTGCAGCTGAAGGTTGTTTTCTTGATGAGGAGCTCACCTGCTCTTTGACCTCTATGCTGTGCTCTGCTTCCAGGATGAGGGTCACCGCCTGCATGATCTGCTTCCCGTGAGAGCTCATGATCTGGTCGATGTGCTGACGACACCAGAGGAGAGGGTCAGTGTGCAAGCGGCTggcttttctctcatttgtaAAGAATTCATGCAGATTCAGCACATTCATGAATATTCAAATCTACAGAGCAGGTGAGAAAGTGTGAAGCTTCGAGGTTGGAGCTGAGGTGAGTTAATGCATCTTAAGTGTGACATCAGGGGAATCTATATATgatttgcgtaatcctgctaatgaacgaacaaacataacctccttttgTAAAAGCAGAACTCATGGCAGAGCGGTTGTGTTGGATCTGAAACATGTGTCAGTGCAACAAGTGCTTCTTAGCTCCTGCAGGTCTTTTCTAGAAGTCCTTTTCCTACGAGTTTAATTTGGACAACAAACACTGGACCAGTCACTGATTCACTCTGTTCCGTCTACACTGTCGGTGCAGATGTTTGAGGCTGAAGGTAAATTGGCTGTTACTTGCTTTGAGCCTGTGATCAAGTCTCACCGGGCGCGTTGAAAGCAGATTGCGCAGCAGACCGAGGGTCTTCATCAGCACGTTGGTGTCGGGGTCGGACAGCAGGCGGAACAACTGCTCTGTCCCCAGACACCGGACGATCTCCACCTTCACCTTCTGATCGGCCTGAAACGCCATGTTCTAAACACACAGACGCTTTGTCATGAAATAATCAGGCTGTAAAGATTTAATCATAAAACACAACTGTATCTGTCCCCATTTAAACATGACACAGTGGGTAGAGAGTTGTTTCTAATGAAAGCAAGTCTCAAATTCAATTTCCACTTGGTCCCTAAACGTGTAAAAGGAGGCTGTGGAGAAAATACTTCTGAATAAACCTTCTTACCATCAGGGCCCAGATCCCATTGACTCTCAGTGCAGGACTGTCACTCTGGGTCAGACTGCATAGTAACTCAATTACCCCCGACTCCAGGATCGGCTGcagatgaacagaaacaaacggTCTCAATATTAAACCTGCAATAACTGATCTGTTTTGGCCACACGGGGGCAGTGGAAACACATTATTTACACATCATGTTCTGCGTTGATGTGGTGAACTTGTTGCAGCAGCTTTTTACAGCTGAGAAAACAGCACAATGACATCAGTGAGAGGGAAGGAGTGAAGTTGTgatgcacacagatgcacaatgagctgaaagtCACGATAaagcttggtgtgtgtgtgtgtgcacctcttTGCTGGGTGAGAACTCCAACAGTAGATTGCATAGTGTTGAGGAGGCCATGACCAGGACTTCATCTGGGGCGTTCTGCAGCagctacaaaacaaaaaacacacagcgtTACTTGATATGTTGATTATTTTCACACCCCAGGTTACATCCAGCCGGAGAACTGGTACTTCAATGAGTCACGTGACTCAAATCTGAATAGAGCTTTTTCTTTAACCCTAAATAGAAGTACGTGTTCATTGGACTTCTCCACTGACCTTCATGAGGGGTTTCCACACCGCGTGGTCGTGGAAGCTGGtcctcagctgctgcactgatcgtgaaagactgtgaagacacctgcagaaaataaatcaattaataaaacTCTATTCAGCAGCCCTTGAATATCCTTTTCACTAAAAGtttgttcactttgtttcacGAACATTTGTTTCAGGAGAATTGGGAAATGTCATGTAATCATCATCATATCGTACCTGACAGCTGCCAAGCGGACCTTAATGCTGGATTCTGAAAGGCCACTGACTATCCTGTCCATCATGTTCTCCGTCTCTGTGATCTGGATGAAAACAGAAGGGGGTGGGTTAGTTAACACGTACGCATGAAATGATACTGTTGATGcatcaacacaaatacacccaGAGAAAGGTCACCTTTTTACGGATGTCCTCGTCGTTGGAGCCGAGCGAGGCGTAGagtttgaaagcagcttgtcTCAGCTCGTGTGCGTGTTTCAGGTCATGGTCCAGCTGCAGGTGACAGAGTGGACAGAAAGTGAGGTTTATCATTTAGTAGTTGCCGGGAAAACCGCTGAAGCAAATAATTACACCAAGCAGTGAAGCTAATTCAGATTGTAATCACTTGTTGATTGTCTTTGCTTCGAGCATCGGGTACTTGTCCGATCTGTTTAGGACCAAATACTTGAAAATCAAATGACGCTTCAGCCTCAGCTATAGTTTGTGTTTACTGCTCAtcagctaatgttagcatgctaacaaacCAAACTTAGGCAGTGACTGACCCTCTTGATGTCCGTGATGGCGGACACAGAGCTGGGGTATTTAAAGTAGTCGGCCAACATGGCCACCAGGTGGTCGGTGGTGCTGGCgatcctctgcagctccacatcgGGCTCCATCAGGTAGGCCAGCGTCTCTGcaccctccaccctctcctcgAGCAAATGCTCTTTACTACACATCCGCACCAAGCAGGGCAGCGTCTGGGTGAGAGACAGAGTCATATTTACAGTAACTCAAAAAGTGTCactaatattatataattatgataattaataaaaaaaggtgAAGAGGTCTAAGGAAATCCAACCTTTAGGACGATGCAGCTGTCATCTGTCCTAATTGCTCCCGCTCGACACATGTACGTTAAACTGAGACAAAGGAAGATTTCACATTTAAGTTTATACAGGAAATACAGTCACATATTATTCATGGATAATAATTCATATGGGTCTAAGTCACTTACCATTTGGCCGCTGTTAGCTGCATTTCAATGGGTTGATCCCTTTGCATCATTCTGACAAATACCTGAGAGAGCAGCTCCCCATCCACCAGCACTGAGGGAAAACAGATACATGGGTTGAAAAGTGAAGTTCATGAGAGCAGACAGGAATAGAAGAGACGAGATGAGACGAGGAGAGACGAGAAGAGACGAGAAGACACTTCCTCACCATTCACCAGTGTCATGGAGACCTGAGTGTTCTCATAGGCCAGGACTGAGAAACACTTTAACGCCTGCATGCGGACCTGCAGAGACAGTGAGGTTGGAGAAGACGACACAAAGAGGAATCTCAGTATGTACAAGGTTTTATCATAAACTGTCTAATACTGTTCACACACTCAGGGGCGGCCATGTACCTTATAAGAGGGTGAGATAAGGAGAGGGGCGATGTTCTGGATGGCACCGTGGTTGAAAAGAACCGTCTGGTGCTCCGgggtctgcagacacacaaacatatgaaCAACTACAACAATCGCAGTCTGGCTTCATGTGCGCAGGACTCCACAGTGTTTGACCAAATACCAACAAATACCTTACAACAGTGGGAGAAGATCTGTGTGATGTACTCCTGGGTTCTCTGTGAGCGGCTCAGTAGAGACATTAGATGGGGAATCACAGTGGGGTCCTAGAAAGACAGAATGAATCATAACATGTGGCTGCAGAAGGAGCTGCTGCTCATTAAAGTTACATCGGCTTGTTTTAAATCTACATTAATCAGTATTAGTGATATTTTGattgaaatgtgtgtatatattatactaaataaaatactatatataatatttcagcCTTTTCTGCTCAGGAGGACAAATGAATGTGAGACTAGACTGTTAAGTGTACAAACTGCCAACTGTATGAGTGAAGTTCTTGCTAATCAGAAAAAGTTATGTCCACAATCACATTGTTGCTCATGTGTTCAGCAGGTGAAACTTTGTCCAGACGACCTACAGTGTAGAGCAGCTGCACAGGAGTGACCGGACTGATGAAGACCGTTCTCAGGCATCGAAGACACGCTTCAATGAAGATCAGGTCTGGACACAAGAGACCTGtgagcacaaaacacaaaggatTGTTTAGACCTGGGTCACCGAGGCTGTTGCCTCCTGCAGATTTGAAGGAGTGTCCGCCCCAACCTTGGAGAAGGGCGGGGATGATGTGACAGTCCACCAGGGACTTGATGTTGTTCTCGGTGCCCATGGCCAAGCTGCCCAGCACCACGGCACACTCGGTCCGCAGCTCCAGACTGGACGAGCTCTGCTGGAGAAGGTATAGTAACCTGGAAACAATGAAGAAACACAGATATAAACACAAGATAGTAAATTACATTGTGTACTTTTGATAGTTCTGTATTTTGATTCTGTCTCATAGGGTCAGAAAGTgtggagcagaaagagagatggtAAGAACTGAACAATCGTGCAGGGACAAACCTCGGCACAGCTCCGAGGACGATCAGATTGGCTTTCTGCTTGTTGTTTCCAATCACAGCATTCTTCATGTCACTGTGAAACCAGACGTGGGCACACACATGAAAGGTCCCTTCTTCGTAATGTCTTTGAAGCAACTGTGACAAATGTGCATCACTAGAATAACAAAACTTTAAGGGTTGATATGGTAACGCTGCAGACCACAGCCTGTAACATACGGtatgtttcttttcaaattacAGTGTAGCAGCATCTCAGTATATCAGTACAAGTACAACACATACggataaaaacacatgcagacaacGTCACAAAGATTTGTAGTAGGAACAATCCTAAGGGAGGCTGTGACGTACAAACCATGATTGATTGGTATTAGGAGCTCAAAGTGTTTTaagaaaacatcaccacaccaccagcagcagcagcagctctgactgttgacacaaggcaggttaGCGCCACGCATTCATGCTGCTGCCATCAAATTCTGACCCCACCAGCTTTAGCCTTAGCACAAATCAAGACTCGTCAGACCAGGCTTTGTTCTCTAGTCTTCAAAATACCAGTTTTGTCGAGCCTGTGCACTGCAGTGTTAGATTTTGGTTATCTGTCCACCTCAAGGTGCAATCTGCAAAAATGTTGCTCACTGGACGTTTGATGTGAATATTAACTGAAGCTAAAGGAAAGATTTTGCAGGATTATGTGCATTGTACTGCAGCCACATGCGTGTTAAATGGGATATCTGCATGGATAAGCAGGTGTaaaggtgttcctaataaagtgctagAGGGAGAATATGTATTGGTAAATAAGAATGAGTCTGTTCATTTGTGTTCACTGCATTTTTCCACCCAGCCTTTCTCCTGCACTGCAAGCGCCCTAGATGATATCAAATAGCAGGTGAGTGGGGCTAGTGGAAAAGTACAGCTGTAGCAGGCAGGCGAGTCAGTCAGGTGTTCAGCTAGTGGAGTGGTGCAAGTCGTAACCTAAGCTAGTCTCCTTAGAAGTTAAAAATAACTATGTAATAGTCAGAGTCTAGGTCAGTGCAATCgagacagagagtgaaagtgaacgaggggggggggagagggagagagagggagcgagataGAAATGCATTTTGAAATAGGCCGTCACATGAAAGAAGTAAACACAGAGGTCATGGCCCTGCAGCAACAACACCATCAGTAATGTCGTCCACAGAATAACTTCAATGTGCGACATTCAAAGAGGTTATTTTAATCCACCACCTACAGCAACACCAGCTGatttcatgaaaataaataaatgcatcgGCTGAATAAAGTCCACAGTCCTCCAGTAAACCAGATGGTGAAATAGCTAAAAGGAGAGGCAGCCATTTACTGCCAACCAGACCAGTCTTTGAATATCATATCCCTGCATGCACAAGGGAGGACAATGTTTAAGTAGGTATTAAATCAGCAGGACTTACATGACTCCCTGCAGCACTTTCTGTGGGTCGGGGTCGAACAGTCGGTCAACATAATGGCGACTAGTGGCGGTGACTTCCTGCACGAGGGCAAATGTAACACACAAgggacaaaatgacaaaaaccaTCTGTACTTTGCTCTGTGTCTTTGTACAGTGCACATGTTTGAATTGTTTCACATTTCAAGGGGGtgagggtttgagtccacaaaacacttgtggagtttcaggggtaaacagtgttgcagccaaaccAAAAAGTAAAAGGTCTTCaaacatacaatataaataaaatgcctccatactgcaccacaggagcagcatggaggcatttaGAGATGTTTCACGTTTGAAGAATCAATCACCATttacatagtggtgagtagataatgacgTAGTTTTCATTTTGTAGTGATCTATCCATTTAAGTTCTCGAAAAACAAATGCTCCATTCATTGATTAGTGATTATTTAACTCAAGTATAATGGAAAGTTGCCGACAGACCGTCACCGGGACGTGTTGCACGTGGCCCCCAGTGGCTGCACATGACGACACCAGACAACTTTGTTTATCACCGAGCGCTTGGACCAGAACTTTCCACATGACCCCCAGAGGAGCAGCCCTCACCCGGCGGACACCACGCCGAGGCTGCCGGTGCCAACACGGTGCTCAGCACATTCTGTACCTGCCTTTATCCACTAACTTCCATGTGCACGGATCAGCTTCACAGTTAATACACAAAACAAGGGAGCTGGTAAATGCACAAATAAACGATGAGACATTGTAAACAGTCTCCTTTCTGCATGTGGGGGCGTTTTACTGTTGCAAACCTGACTACGATCAATTTCTAATCGATTTTCATGCTAACTTCTGCCAAGTTGCCCCTCACGACCCCCGTCGGCTGCGGGGATAACGAGCACCAACACAGGGACTAGAAGTGAGACGTCCGGCTGCTGGCAGAGCTTTGCCCTGTGAAAACTCCCGGAGGAAACCAGTGAGTGGTTAGCTTCGCTAGCTTAACCACAGGCTGGTGGtgaagctaacgttagctagctaaACTACGCTAAGTTTGCTGTGTAATTCACGAGCCACAGGGACGCGAGTAGAATAATAAGATCACCGGGAGGGTGGAATAAAAAGACCACATCTGTAACTTATCTTCTACTGATGCGTGATTCActcggggtgtgtgtgtttggattatAGCAGCGGCAGCGCTGTCACTTAGCACTTAGCTGCTAACTCATTCCGAGTGACACTTGACAGCTACTTCTTTCGCTCGATTTGTGTCACTGTACACACCGGCGGGGCGGGCGGGCATTAACCACACGCATCCCCTCGCTGTATCCGGAGCGTTCCCGCCCGCCCGGGTGAGGCCGGGGTAGAAAACAGGTCAACGCACGCTACGTAGGCGCGCCGCTCCACAGTGCTACATGTTGCAAAGCCCCTGGGTTAGCTTGATGCTAACAGAGGACACACACCTCCGCGGTTTGACCGATGAGATTAAATGAACCCCCCCTGCGGCTGCGGTTAGCACGATGCTAACGCGGCTGCGGCGGTGACACTCACAGACAGCACGCTGATGCGGAGAGGGGCCTCCAGCAAACACGCCATCTCTCTTCCCCCGATCGAGCGCCCCAATCGGCGCAGCACCGTGCAGACACTCCGCCCCCCAGAGCAGCTGTGAGCGGCTCCTCAAAAAAGTGAGTGCGGCTCGGTCCCGGAGCTCCGGGGTCAGGCTGGGAGGAGAACCGGGTGTCGGGCTCCGGTGCGAGCGGGAGCTGTGGCTTCCAGCCGCGGGGAAACGAGACGAAAACACGGGGAGCTAATTCAGagagctgctcacacactgGGTTTATCCATCAGGTAAATGTTGTTTATAACTGTGACGTCTCCCGGAGCCTGTTTCGACACAATAACTCGAcccacacagaaatacaaatacaaacatgtatCTGGTCATGGATGATGACAAACTTCCtattaaaacacaataataaagataataatcGTGTTTTATCTGTGGAAACTTGTGTCCTTCAACCTTCAATTCGTGAAAATATGGATTTCATAGCTTCATTTTTCTAATTCCACAATGAATTCAACACGAGTGAGAGTTGTTGTTTACAACAATTTGTTTATAAAGTCATGGAGACAAAACAACAcgaacattaataaaaaaataacatataatAAACAAGATCCATTGAAAACCAGCTAAAATTAGGTTCTGTGTATAATTAGTTCTaagcaattatttaaaaacaggtgAAGTGACgtcactgtatttatttactacacaacatgtaaatataaatcaaaaatcaattagatatatttaattttctttggaCGAATCTGCTGCCGAGGATCCCTTTTGATATTTACTTAAGCCGGTGACGTTTTGCGCATGCGCATAAGGCGACGGACGCGAGGTGGGAAAATTcatgtgtgtgaaagcagcGAAAACATGATTTTTAGATCCAGTCTGTGAGTTCACGGCTCTTTACAGTAGAAACACACGTTCCCCAGCTCGTCATCCTCCACTGTAAGTgttcaccgtgtgtgtgtgtgtgtgtgtctgttgtgctCCGACTGGGAGGTGTGACGTTGTGGTGCCTTCTATTAGCCTAGCTCGCTGCTGCGTGTTGTGTTGAGCTGTGTCTCACACTTCGCTGCGAACACACGTGATTAAATACGAACTACAGCTCTTGTTGACACACATGCTAATGCTAGGTGGGTGTAGCACCGACTCCATGTGTCCAGGCTTCACTGGGTGGGAACACgtttttcaaataaaactaCATCTCCCAACAAGACACAACACGAGCTGCGTCTCTGCTAATCCATGTGTGTGAAGTGGTGTTCGTGTTGTTTCAGGATCTTTGGGTTCTCCGTGTGTCACAGGGGcgttcactcattcactcattcactcattataAGACAACTAATAAgacaatgtaaaataatatagtTTCTTTCTTCATGCACCAAGATTCAGTTTTTGCTGTTGAGACAAATATTTTTCATGAATCAACAGATGTATGAGAAATAGCTTTCCTACTTACagctttacattttaataatcatcATTTCCAATAATAAATTAACTTAATCATCCATAAACTTAACTTTTTATCGTCAAATCTATTGACTTCTAAATTAATGTTCTGTTGTcagtagggctgcaactaacgacAACAATCAACAATCCAAAGATACTTCATTTAATATCATAGAAGAGCATCAAATATTCAGATTGAAGCTGTTAGAACAGAAAACCTTTGTTATTCCTGCCTGAATAAATAACCACAATAAGTATTTGGTTATCAAAGTAGTTGCTGAGAAACTTGTCGGTCGACTAATGGATTAGTTTTTGCAGCTCTGTCATTACTAACAACATCATCACCAGTGTTGTATACTTGTTCCCTGACTGATCATTAGAAGATAACCTTTAAACAGCaggtctctgtgtctctgtgtctgtgtggagcagAGAATACAAACCAAGCCTCACTGTGAACGTGACTTCCTCTGTGAATCTGCAGCTCACCATGAAGATCGCAGTAGAAGGCTGTTGCCACGGGGAGCTCGACAAGATCTATGAGACCATCGCCTTCCTGGAGAAGAAGGAAGGGGTGACGGTGGACCTGCTGCTTTGCTGTGGCGACTTCCAGGCTGTGCGAAACGAGGGAGACATGAAGTGCATGGCAGTGCCGGCCAAGTACAGAACGATGCAAACCTTCTACAAGTCAGTTCTTTGGTTATTTAAGTTTCAAAAAGTGTAAGATAGGAGTGAGAGCGTTTAAAACTTGAGGGTCACTGTCTGTTGCAGATACTACTCTGGAGAGAAGAAGGCTCCAGTTCTCACCATCTTCATCGGAGGGAACCACGAGGCTTCCAACCACATGCAGGAGCTTTCTTACGGGGGCTGGGTGGCACCAAACATTTATTATCTGGGTAGGAACCAGTACATTAAATTCAGTGTCTGCATATCGGTTGATTCCCAGGTTTTAATTGGACCGTATGTTGCTAGGTTACGCTGGTGTTATCCGCTACAGAGGGATTCGAATCGGTGGCTTATCTGGAATCTTCAAATCACGTGACTACAGGAAAGGTGAGTTTTGTTTTACCGTCTGAATGATTTAAGTCATATCAAACATTGTACATGAAGCTGGACGACGGGACAACTCCCCAAAGTCATTTTAGGtgatcacactgatgtatgttcaggTTTGGTTTTAAAGATATGATGATGCCTGCTCTTTCAGGTCATCATGAATTCCCTCCGTACAACCCTGATACTCTACGAAGTGTGTATCACATCCGAAACATCGAGGTGTTCAGATTAAAACAGGTAAATAGAGTTTCATCTTCTTCTCATGTGCAGTGCTCACGAAGATGATCCCTGTATTTATCTAAACGGTGTGTTTTGTTTCGTTTGCCACAAAGATCCAGATGCCCATGGACATCTTCCTGAGCCACGACTGGCCTCGAGGAATCTACTACTACGGCAGCGTAGGGGAGCTGCTGCGCAAGAAGAAGTTTCTGCGTCAGGAGGTGGAGTCAAACACTCTGGGAAGTCCTGCGGCGGAGGAGCTCATGTCTCACCTCCAGCCTAACTACTGGTTCTCTGCTCATCTCCATGTGAAATTTGCTGCCGTTATGCAGCATCCGGTGAGAGACGCACTCTTTCTGCAGCTCGTGGAAAAACAAGTCTAATTCCCCCCCCTGTATTTCATCAACTTAGTGAattctcctctcttcagcctaAAGGTGATGCTGCCCCACGTGTAACCAAATTCCTGTCTCTGGATAAATGTTTGCCCCATAGGGAGTTCTTACAGGTGAGAGTTCTGTTGTTGAATTTACAGAGATCAAGTAGATTTAAAATGAAGGGCGATAGTTTGAAGCAATGACTTTGGTTGCAGATTGTGGATGTTCCAGAGAGACCGGGTTCGTCCGAGGGTCTTGAGTATGATCCAGAGTGGCTTGCTATTCTGAAGGCCACAAACAGTCTGCAGAGGACCACCCTTCACCACTGGAACCCCCCTGAGAATAATGGCCTGCATGAACGGTACGCGGATCAAGACATGCAGTTGTGCTTACAGTTTTGATTCGTGCTGTGTTTTACGATGTGGACCTTCTCTCTCCACCAGGTGGGACTTCAGAGCTTCAGAAGCAGCTatgatgaaggtgatggagGATCTCAGCGGTGACCTCGCCATTCCAGACAACTTTAGCCGGACTGTGCCGGCCTACGACCCCAACAAGCCCCAGTACCACGCCCCCCCcagctacaacaccaacccccaGACGACCGAGCTCTGTGCCACGTTGGGTCTCACGGACCTCTACGCCCAGGATGGGCAGGTAGGTGAGGTGGGGAAGTTTCAGGGCAGCactggaggggaggaggatgatgaagacgGGAATAGTGTGGGAAGCGCAGACGAGCCGAGCGAGTATCCAACCGACACCTCGGGATTGTCCAGCTCCTGTAATCCTGATGAGATCACCATAGAGGATgaatgggaggaagaggaggaagaggaggagaacggGTCGAAAGTGGCAGCAAAGGGAGACGAGCTCTCTGACGTCCACACCCCCGCCCGTATGGTTCTGCCAGAGCCAAAATCCAAAGTGTCACCCAATAACCTGTCCGACTTAATGAAGCTGCCACCTCCTTCCCACTCGACCCCAGCTGCAGCTCGCTCTCACTCTGGATCAGAAAGCGAAGGACTGtgcgagggggggggagaggacgACTCCGCCGCTCGGATCTTAAAACGTACCAGCGACGAAGCTGTCAATCCTGGCAGCCGAGGCACGACCCCCATGATCAAACGCAGGAACCAGGTCATCTACGCTGCAGTGGAGGACGAGGAGTGTGAGGACTAGTGTGTCAGGGTGAGGGGACGCAGAAGGTGAGGACTCCTTCCACACAACATTTGTCCCAGAACGAACAATTCTCCGTTAGTTTGTAATGATTTGTAAAACCTGACATGTATTTACTGCTTGTTTTTTATAGAGCTTCCAACATGAACTATACAAAGTAGAGTTATGGAAGCATAATTGGGACAAAAATTGAGCAACAGAAGTCTCCTCAGCCACAAAACAGCTGC
Proteins encoded in this window:
- the dbr1 gene encoding lariat debranching enzyme; this translates as MKIAVEGCCHGELDKIYETIAFLEKKEGVTVDLLLCCGDFQAVRNEGDMKCMAVPAKYRTMQTFYKYYSGEKKAPVLTIFIGGNHEASNHMQELSYGGWVAPNIYYLGYAGVIRYRGIRIGGLSGIFKSRDYRKGHHEFPPYNPDTLRSVYHIRNIEVFRLKQIQMPMDIFLSHDWPRGIYYYGSVGELLRKKKFLRQEVESNTLGSPAAEELMSHLQPNYWFSAHLHVKFAAVMQHPPKGDAAPRVTKFLSLDKCLPHREFLQIVDVPERPGSSEGLEYDPEWLAILKATNSLQRTTLHHWNPPENNGLHERWDFRASEAAMMKVMEDLSGDLAIPDNFSRTVPAYDPNKPQYHAPPSYNTNPQTTELCATLGLTDLYAQDGQVGEVGKFQGSTGGEEDDEDGNSVGSADEPSEYPTDTSGLSSSCNPDEITIEDEWEEEEEEEENGSKVAAKGDELSDVHTPARMVLPEPKSKVSPNNLSDLMKLPPPSHSTPAAARSHSGSESEGLCEGGGEDDSAARILKRTSDEAVNPGSRGTTPMIKRRNQVIYAAVEDEECED
- the armc8 gene encoding armadillo repeat-containing protein 8 isoform X3 — protein: MACLLEAPLRISVLSEVTATSRHYVDRLFDPDPQKVLQGVIDMKNAVIGNNKQKANLIVLGAVPRLLYLLQQSSSSLELRTECAVVLGSLAMGTENNIKSLVDCHIIPALLQGLLCPDLIFIEACLRCLRTVFISPVTPVQLLYTDPTVIPHLMSLLSRSQRTQEYITQIFSHCCKTPEHQTVLFNHGAIQNIAPLLISPSYKVRMQALKCFSVLAYENTQVSMTLVNVLVDGELLSQVFVRMMQRDQPIEMQLTAAKCLTYMCRAGAIRTDDSCIVLKTLPCLVRMCSKEHLLEERVEGAETLAYLMEPDVELQRIASTTDHLVAMLADYFKYPSSVSAITDIKRLDHDLKHAHELRQAAFKLYASLGSNDEDIRKKITETENMMDRIVSGLSESSIKVRLAAVRCLHSLSRSVQQLRTSFHDHAVWKPLMKLLQNAPDEVLVMASSTLCNLLLEFSPSKEPILESGVIELLCSLTQSDSPALRVNGIWALMNMAFQADQKVKVEIVRCLGTEQLFRLLSDPDTNVLMKTLGLLRNLLSTRPHIDQIMSSHGKQIMQAVTLILEAEHSIEVKEQTLCILANIADGNTAKDIIMTNDDMLQKIKYYMGHSNVKLQLAATFCISNLIWNEEDGKGSGSQGSQERQDKLREMGFVDILHKLTQAPDSNLSDRAKTAMQQYLA
- the armc8 gene encoding armadillo repeat-containing protein 8 isoform X2 yields the protein MACLLEAPLRISVLSEVTATSRHYVDRLFDPDPQKVLQGVIDMKNAVIGNNKQKANLIVLGAVPRLLYLLQQSSSSLELRTECAVVLGSLAMGTENNIKSLVDCHIIPALLQGLLCPDLIFIEACLRCLRTVFISPVTPVQLLYTDPTVIPHLMSLLSRSQRTQEYITQIFSHCCKTPEHQTVLFNHGAIQNIAPLLISPSYKVRMQALKCFSVLAYENTQVSMTLVNVLVDGELLSQVFVRMMQRDQPIEMQLTAAKCLTYMCRAGAIRTDDSCIVLKTLPCLVRMCSKEHLLEERVEGAETLAYLMEPDVELQRIASTTDHLVAMLADYFKYPSSVSAITDIKRIGQVPDARSKDNQQLDHDLKHAHELRQAAFKLYASLGSNDEDIRKKITETENMMDRIVSGLSESSIKVRLAAVRCLHSLSRSVQQLRTSFHDHAVWKPLMKLLQNAPDEVLVMASSTLCNLLLEFSPSKEPILESGVIELLCSLTQSDSPALRVNGIWALMNMAFQADQKVKVEIVRCLGTEQLFRLLSDPDTNVLMKTLGLLRNLLSTRPHIDQIMSSHGKQIMQAVTLILEAEHSIEVKEQTLCILANIADGNTAKDIIMTNDDMLQKIKYYMGHSNVKLQLAATFCISNLIWNEEDGSQERQDKLREMGFVDILHKLTQAPDSNLSDRAKTAMQQYLA
- the armc8 gene encoding armadillo repeat-containing protein 8 isoform X4; translated protein: MACLLEAPLRISVLSEVTATSRHYVDRLFDPDPQKVLQGVIDMKNAVIGNNKQKANLIVLGAVPRLLYLLQQSSSSLELRTECAVVLGSLAMGTENNIKSLVDCHIIPALLQGLLCPDLIFIEACLRCLRTVFISPVTPVQLLYTDPTVIPHLMSLLSRSQRTQEYITQIFSHCCKTPEHQTVLFNHGAIQNIAPLLISPSYKVRMQALKCFSVLAYENTQVSMTLVNVLVDGELLSQVFVRMMQRDQPIEMQLTAAKCLTYMCRAGAIRTDDSCIVLKTLPCLVRMCSKEHLLEERVEGAETLAYLMEPDVELQRIASTTDHLVAMLADYFKYPSSVSAITDIKRLDHDLKHAHELRQAAFKLYASLGSNDEDIRKKITETENMMDRIVSGLSESSIKVRLAAVRCLHSLSRSVQQLRTSFHDHAVWKPLMKLLQNAPDEVLVMASSTLCNLLLEFSPSKEPILESGVIELLCSLTQSDSPALRVNGIWALMNMAFQADQKVKVEIVRCLGTEQLFRLLSDPDTNVLMKTLGLLRNLLSTRPHIDQIMSSHGKQIMQAVTLILEAEHSIEVKEQTLCILANIADGNTAKDIIMTNDDMLQKIKYYMGHSNVKLQLAATFCISNLIWNEEDGSQERQDKLREMGFVDILHKLTQAPDSNLSDRAKTAMQQYLA
- the armc8 gene encoding armadillo repeat-containing protein 8 isoform X1, whose protein sequence is MACLLEAPLRISVLSEVTATSRHYVDRLFDPDPQKVLQGVIDMKNAVIGNNKQKANLIVLGAVPRLLYLLQQSSSSLELRTECAVVLGSLAMGTENNIKSLVDCHIIPALLQGLLCPDLIFIEACLRCLRTVFISPVTPVQLLYTDPTVIPHLMSLLSRSQRTQEYITQIFSHCCKTPEHQTVLFNHGAIQNIAPLLISPSYKVRMQALKCFSVLAYENTQVSMTLVNVLVDGELLSQVFVRMMQRDQPIEMQLTAAKCLTYMCRAGAIRTDDSCIVLKTLPCLVRMCSKEHLLEERVEGAETLAYLMEPDVELQRIASTTDHLVAMLADYFKYPSSVSAITDIKRIGQVPDARSKDNQQLDHDLKHAHELRQAAFKLYASLGSNDEDIRKKITETENMMDRIVSGLSESSIKVRLAAVRCLHSLSRSVQQLRTSFHDHAVWKPLMKLLQNAPDEVLVMASSTLCNLLLEFSPSKEPILESGVIELLCSLTQSDSPALRVNGIWALMNMAFQADQKVKVEIVRCLGTEQLFRLLSDPDTNVLMKTLGLLRNLLSTRPHIDQIMSSHGKQIMQAVTLILEAEHSIEVKEQTLCILANIADGNTAKDIIMTNDDMLQKIKYYMGHSNVKLQLAATFCISNLIWNEEDGKGSGSQGSQERQDKLREMGFVDILHKLTQAPDSNLSDRAKTAMQQYLA